From a region of the Impatiens glandulifera chromosome 4, dImpGla2.1, whole genome shotgun sequence genome:
- the LOC124935260 gene encoding uncharacterized protein LOC124935260, protein MAESVAKTSKLSLKILYDKKSKKVFFAEADKEAVDFLFYMMSLPLATVTSLLSKSDIGMVGCLNNLHESVSNLDQIYFHDDKNKDLLLNPLHSFSVQAPLLLPVPENTNCTNYKIYKCEYHSICSIGYITECTECNFNKRMYRHRGEQIAVPDGNGSGFVESLVKYIVMDNLVVKPISPISSICFLKDFNVKDLANVHEVVVVLGLDEGLKILKASMEGESVITSVFLDKLV, encoded by the exons ATGGCGGAGAGTGTTGCTAAAACTAGCAAATTAAGCTTGAAGATTCTTTATGATAAAAAGAGTAAGAAAGTATTCTTTGCAGAAGCAGACAAAGAGGCTGttgattttctattttatatgaTGTCTCTACCATTAGCTACGGTCACAAGCCTCCTTTCCAAATCCGATATTGGAATGGTCGGATGTTTGAATAACCTCCATGAAAGTGTTTCGAATCTGGATCAAATCTACTTTCATGATGACAAGAACAAGGACTTGCTCTTAAATCCATTGCACTCTTTCTCAGTACAG GCACCTTTGTTGCTGCCGGTGCCGGAAAATACAAACTGTACCAACTATAAGATCTACAAATGCGAATATCACAGTATATGTAGTATTGGCTATATCACAGAATGTACAGAATGCAATTTTAACAAGAGAATGTATCGGCATCGAGGAGAACAAATTGCAGTACCGGATGGTAATGGCAGTGGTTTTGTGGAAAGTTTGGTGAAATATATTGTGATGGATAATTTGGTGGTCAAACCAATTTCACCCATTTCTAGCATTTGCTTTTTGAAAGATTTCAATGTTAAGGATCTTGCTAATGTTCATGAAGTAGTGGTTGTTTTGGGCTTGGATGAG GGTCTTAAGATATTGAAGGCATCTATGGAAGGGGAATCAGTGATTACTAGTGTATTCCTTGACAAATTGGTTTAA
- the LOC124935261 gene encoding uncharacterized protein LOC124935261, which produces MAAKLSMKLLVDRENKKVLFAEAEKDVLGAIIRFQQQDVIDLLFNLLSLPLATVINLLSNSKNGMVGALNNLYKSVENLDKAYIQPNQNKDTPLKPIPPLSEAHLLLPDTVPTPCNASVIFYKCPKLCNDGYFVKDPNLDCRNCNTKMSLLDVPDENKAAVGAVETVEGGGGGFVKDTMTYMILDDLVIKPMSTISCICLINQFNVKDIGNLKKKGLISVWMR; this is translated from the exons ATGGCTGCAAAATTGAGTATGAAGCTTCTTGTTGACagagaaaataagaaagtatTGTTTGCTGAAGCAGAAAAAGAtgtgttgg gtgctattattcgatttcaaCAACAAGATGTAATAGATTTGCTCTTCAACCTTCTTTCTCTACCACTTGCAACAGTCATAAATCTCCTCTCCAACTCCAAGAATGGCATGGTCGGAGCTTTGAATAACCTTTACAAGAGTGTTGAGAATCTGGATAAGGCGTACATTCAACCGAATCAGAATAAGGACACACCTCTAAAGCCCATTCCTCCCCTCTCTGAG GCACATTTGTTGCTGCCAGACACTGTTCCAACTCCATGCAATGCCAGTGTTATATTCTATAAATGTCCCAAGTTGTGTAATGATGGTTATTTTGTTAAAGATCCGAACCTCGATTGTCGGAACTGCAATACCAAAATGAGCTTACTTGATGTTCCTGATGAGAATAAGGCGGCAGTTGGTGCAGTAGAGACTGTGgaaggtggtggtggtgggtTTGTGAAGGATACGATGACATACATGATTTTGGATGATTTGGTGATCAAACCTATGTCCAccatttcttgcatttgtttGATAAACCAGTTCAATGTCAAAGATATTGgaaatcttaaaaaaaaggGGTTGATTTCGGTATGGATGAGGTAA